One Fictibacillus halophilus genomic window, ATTCCGATCAGTTTATGAGAAGTTCCGATAACAGGAAGTAGTTCGATTCCTTCCCAGATCATCATATGAGCACATGCTGCAACTGATGTTTTTTCTGTAACGGTTAAAGGTGAACGAGTCATTACTTTTTCAACCTGCATGGAAACAGGAACCCCTATAATATCTTTAGAAGTGACTACACCAGTGACGCGATTACCTTGATCTACTACCGGATAACGACTATGCATGGTTTGTTGATTCAATTCGTGCCAACGCTGCACTTTATCATGTTGATATAGATAATGTGTCTCGTCGATCGGTATTAAAATATCGGATGCTAAAACGATATCTTTCTTTATCAGACGGTCATGAATCGCTTTATTAATCATTGTAGCAACAGTAAAGGTATCATAGCTCGTAGAGATAACAGGAAGTTCAAGTTCGTCAGCGAGTCGCTTCACTTCTTCCTCTGTATCAAAGCCACCTGTGACTAAAATTGCACTCCCTGCTTTTAGTCCAAGTTCGTGGGCGTTCACACGGTTACCAACGATCAATAAACTTCCAGCATCAACATAACGCATCATTGCTTCAAGCTTCATGGCTCCGATGACAAATTTGTGCAATGTTTTATGAAGACCAGCGCGCCCGCCAAGTACTTGTCCTTCAACAATATTCACGACTTCAGCAAACGTTAACTTTTCGATATTACTCTTTGCTTGTCTTTCAATACGTATCGTACCTACACGTTCGATCGTACTTACGATTCCTTGATTTTCAGCTTCTTTTATTGCTCGATAAGCTGTTCCTTCACTAACGGTCAGATCTTTTGCTATTTGCCGAACGGAGATTTTTGATCCGACATCAAGGTCCAAAATATGCTGTAGTATTTGTTCATGCTTGGTTAGCATTACATTCACCGTTCCTTCTACCTGTATCTATCTGTTTTATAACTTTGACTAATACAGATTATACAGGCATTAGAACAGAAACTCAACTTTCCATGTGTATCCTTTTTTTCATTTTTGAATCTGGTGTCACAATCTGCTTTTTGACAGCCCTTTTCTCTGCCGTATCTTTCTTAAACAAAAGGCTCACTAAAAGCATACCTGCAAAACCCATCCACGCTGCCGAAAAAAGTTGTTGCAGCAAAGGACCTTCAAACGATAGTACAGGTATGGCTACATAGAAAAGCACCATCAACATTAATACTTTTGCCATTCTTTCTTGTCTCATAAAAAACACAACCTCCCTTACTATCATCAATATGCATAGAAAGGGAGGTTAGAATCATTATACGCTTATACTTTCGCCGCTATTAAGCACTTTTCCTTTGTTTCCTAGTTTAGATGTGAACGAGGTTTCTGGGTCCTGTTCAATCACAGGAAACGTATTGTAATGGATTGGAACGGTTACCTCAGCACCAATCCACTCTGCTGCGATTAATGCATCCTCAGGTCCCATTGTAAAATTGTCACCAATAGGCAAGAAAGCAATATCTGGTTTCGCAAACTCTCCAATTAATTTCATATCTGAGAATAGAGCTGTATCTCCTGCATGGTATAGTGTTTTCCCACCTTGTGAGAATAAGATTCCTGCAGGCATTCCGGTATATACGACAGTACCATCTTCTTGCGAATAACTTGATCCATGAAAGGCTTGAGTGAATTTTACTTTTCCAAAATCAAATGTGCGGCTCCCTCCTATATGCATAGGATGTGCCTCTACCCCGAGTGTTTGTAAGTACTCTGCAAGTTCAAATGGCGCTACGACCAAGCTGTTATTTGCTTTTGCAATCTCAACCGTGTCTCCTACGTGATCATTATGACCGTGTGTTAATAGAATTACATCAGCTTTAACGTCCTTTACATCGATCTTAGCTTGTCCATTTCCGTTAATAAAAGGGTCAATCCAAATGGAATGTTGCTCTGTTTGAATTTCAAGTACAGAATGTCCGTGGTATGTCACTTTCATAATTGCATGTTCCCTCCTCAGATTAAACGCTGAAATACCTTACTAGTGTTACATACCCTATTATAGAACAGAAAAAAAGTCCGATTCCAGAGAAAAGGAATATCAGACTTTTTTATTCTTATCTATTCGTTTGATTTTAAGATGGATACAGCATCTTTATAGTCTAGTTGGTGTGATTCAGCAACTGCCTTATATGTTACAAATCCATCCAATGTATTGATACCTTTTAGTAAAGCTTCATTATCTAAACACGCTTTAACATATCCTTTGTTTGCGATCTGAAGAGCGTAAGGTACCGTTACGTTTGTCAGACCGATCGTTGAAGTTCTCGGAACTGCGCCTGGCATGTTAGCTACTGCATAATGAAGAACGCCATGCTTTTCATATGTCGGATTATCATGAGTCGTAATGCGGTCAACCGTTTCAAAGATTCCACCTTGATCAATAGCAACATCCACAATTACAGAACCGGGCTGCATGCCTTTAATCATTTCTTCGGTCACGAGTTTAGGTGCTCTTGCCCCTGGAATTAAAACAGCTCCAATAACTAATGCTGATTCTTGAACGGCAAGAGCGATATTAAGTGGATTGGATATGAGCGTATTGATCTCAACACCGAAGATATCATCAAGCTGACGAAGACGTTCTGGGTTTAAATCAATGATCGTAACATCTGCTCCAAGGCCCATCGCAATCTTAGCAGCATTCGTTCCGACCACACCGCCTCCGATAACCGTTACTTTACCCCTTCTTACTCCAGAATACCACTTAAGAGAATGCCAAGACCGCCTTTTGACTTTTCTAAAAATTGTGCACCTATTTGAGCAGCCATCCTTCCTGCTACTTCACTCATCGGTGTAAGCAGAGGTAGTGTACCGTTTGGCAATTGAACCGTCTCGTACGCAATGCCAACTACTTTATTATCTGTTAATGCTTTTGTAAGTTCTGGCTCAGGTGCAAGATGTAAATAAGTGAAGAGAATTAGACCTTCTCGGAAAAAACAGTACTCCTCAGGAAGCGGTTCTTTTACTTTCATGACCATGTCCATCGACCATGCTTGAGTAGGTGTTTCTACGATTACACCACCAGCACTTTCGTATTCTTCATCTGTAAAACCAGATCCGATTCCAGCGCCTTTTTGAATAAAAACCTCATGACCCGATGCTACAAGATTCAATACGCCTGCTGGTGTCATCGCTACACGATTTTCATTATTTTTTATCTCAGTCGGTACTCCTATTTTCATGTTGTACCCTCCCTTGTTTTACATGGAAATTTTTTCATTATTCTATAGTTAACATACCACCAAAAATTCAAAATAAAAAGTTGAATTTCATTAGAATATGAATATAGTCAAGACAGCTTTAAGGTGCCCTAAAAGGAAAAGGAACATTCTTGTTTTGGGTTTGAAGAAAAATAATGCGATTGCTCGTGATTGCAAGAGCCTTTTTAGAACAAAAAAAGGATAGCTCGTTTAGAAGAGCTACCCTAATCTTGTTTTATGAAAGACTTTCTTCTTCATCAAGTTTTGTTCTTTGCTGTCCTTGATCTACTTTATCGACGATTCCGCTTTGATAAGCTTCTGTTATCTGTTGATGAACGGTCATTTCACCTTCAGCATCATATTCAAGCTGTTGATTGGGACGTTTTTCATTCTCCATCATTCTTTCCTCCTTCACATGCAAGACTTTAACCATAGTTTTCGTCTTCGAAGGAAAGTTCATATGAGCTAATTATTGGAAACGGCCATTTTTGATTGTGCTGCATCAATCTGCTGACGAACGGCCTCAAAGCCAGTTCCACCCTCAGAATTCCGTCTTTCTACTGCTGTTTTTGGAGATAGTGCTTCGTACAGGTCATTTTCAACAAGCGGACACCATTCCTGATATTCATCCAGCGTCACATCAAGAAGGTAGCAGCCTTTTTGTATGCAGTGAAGGACCATCTGACCTACTAATTCATGTGCTTCTCGAAATGGAATTCCTTTTTTTGCTAGGTAATCTGCAAGTTCTGTAGCATTCGAAAAGTCTTGATGAACGGCTTTGTTCATCTTATCCACATGAATCTTTACTTCATTCATCATGCCTGTCATGATGCTTAAGCATCCTTTAACTGTTTTTACCGTATCAAAAACAGGTTCTTTGTCTTCCTGCATATCTTTGTTGTATGCAAGTGGCAATCCCTTCATTAAGGTAAGTAGGGAGATCAAAGAACCATATACTCTCCCACTCTTTCCTCGAATCAATTCAGCCATATCAGGGTTCTTTTTTTGCGGCATCATGGAGCTCCCTGTAGTGAAGCTATCACTGATCTCTATGAACCCGAACTCTTCTGAAGACCAAAGTATCAGTTCTTCACAAAATCGAGAAAGATGCATCATAATCATAGATGCATTGCTGCAGCATTCAATTGCAAAATCTCGATCACTTACAGCATCTAGGCTATTGAGATACTTATTTCTGAATCCTAGTTCGTTCATCGTGATGTTGCGGTCGATATCAAACGTCGTTCCCGCTAAAGCTCCAGCACCAAGAGGCATTATATCACTGCGCTTTAGACTATCTTGAAGTCTGCCTTTGTCACGATCAAGCATCCAAAAATACGCTAACAGATGATGAGCAAATGAGACAGGCTGAGCACGCTGAAGATGTGTATATCCAGGGATAATTGTCTCTACATGCTCTTCTGCAAGATTCAACAGAGATTTTTGCAATTCTTCTATATGATCAATAATCAATAACGTTTCTTCTTTAACATAAAGATGAAAATCAGTAGCCACTTGATCATTTCGGCTTCTAGCTGTGTGTAATTTGCCGCCATCCGGCCCAATTTTGTCTGTTAATAATTTTTCAAGATTCAAATGTATGTCTTCGTATTTAACTGAATACGTAAGTTCCCCTTCTTCCGCTTCAAACTGAAGAGAAAGCAGACCATTCTTAATCTTTTCATAAGCACTCTCGTCAATGATCTTACATTGGAAAAGCATCTTAGCATGAGCCAGACTTCCTTTAATATCTTGACTGGCCAATTGCTGATCAAAGGAGATTGATGCTCCAAACTCATCTACCCATTCTTCAGGCTGTTTTGAGAAACGTCCTCCCCACAACTTCTTCACACTTTCACCTCATTTTTTTGAACCATGCTGCTTACTTTTGTAGGAAGTCCCCATAAAGAGATAAATCCTTTCGCAGCTGTATGGTCAAAAGCATCGTCTGATGTATATGTTGCTAATTTTTCGTCATAAAGGGAGTAAGGTGATTTTCTTCCTTCGACGATCGCATGACCTTTAAAGAATTTAACACGTACAGTGCCTGTTACATGTTTTTGCGTTTCATCTAAAAAGGCTTTTAATGACGCGTTTAGCGGTGAGAACCATAAGCCTTCATAGATTAGTTCAGTCATCTTCTTTTCAATGATCGGTTTAAAATGAGCGACTTCTTTAACCAATGTTAGATCTTCAAGTTCCTTGTGTGCTTTAATAAGCGTTGTTGCCGCTGGACACTCGTAAACTTCACGTGATTTAATTCCTACTAATCTATTTTCAACATGGTCGATACGTCCGACACCATGCGCGCCTCCCCATTCGTTCAACTGATTAATCAGAATGTCTAGAGAAACATGCTGACCGTTTAGTGATACAGGAACACCTTGTTCAAACCCGATCTCTACGATCTGTGGTTCATCAGGCGTATCCTCAAGAGCAACAGTCATTTCATATGCTTCTTCTGGTGGTGCAGCCCAAGGATCTTCCAAGATACCACATTCATTGCTTCTTCCCCATAAATTTTGATCAATAGAGAACGGATTTTCCTTTTTAATCGGCACAGGAATATCATGATCTTTTGCATATTGAATCTCTTCTTCACGCGACCAGCTCCACTCACGAACTGGTGCAAGAACCTCAAGCTCTGGAGCAAGTGCAGCAACAGAAACTTCAAAACGAACTTGGTCGTTCCCTTTTCCTGTGCAACCATGAGCAACTGCTGTAGCTCCATATTTTTTCGCTGTTTCAACTAATTTTTTCGCGATTAACGGTCTGCTTAATGCAGAGATGAGTGGATATTTCCCTTCATACAATGCATGTGATTGTAAAGCGATTAATGCATATTCATCAGCGTATTCCTTTTGAACATCAAGTACGATCGATTCAGATGCTCCGATTGATAACGCCTTTGATTGTATAAAAGGAAGGTCTTTCCCTTCACCAACATCCAAGCATAATGCAATAACTTCGTATCCTTTATCAGCTAGCCACGGAATCGCAACAGACGTATCTAATCCTCCAGAATAAGCTAAAACTACCTTTTTCCCCATATGAAATCTCTCCTTTGTTATAGCCAAAAATGAATATTTACTTATTTTTATACATTTTTGTTTATAAAAATACCATTTATGATAGTTCATACTATAACAAAAACATTGCCGATAATGCAAGGTTATTCTTTAAAATGAATAAAAATAACATCGGACTTTTATCTACCATCCTACTCCACCCTTTTGTACAATAAGAACAGAGGTGATTTCAATTGCAGAATGACTTTGTTTGGGATGAAAGACTTGGAATCTTTGTTCCGCATTTAAATAAAGCGTGGGAAAAGTACGATACGTCCACTCAAGAAGCAATAATGTTGCATTGGGAAAAGATTAGAGGAAGAATTCCAGATCGAATCGGAGAGATCGAAGAGAAAATTAACAAGTTGCAAGACCAACTATCTATTGAAGAACGTTTTGAGGTCTCATGCGAATTGAACAACAAGATCGCGAGCCTCGCTTCTGTCATTAATGATCTTTGGTTATGGTACAGATTAAATCAGAGTATTACATCAAAAATACATGATTAAACTAGGTTCATCTTAAATATTAGGAATCCTTCACATAAAATAAAGAGGATGCATTTGCATCCTCTTTATTTGGGGCTGTTTCTTAGCAAACGGCTTTATTTATTCAGCTGTTGAACAACATGTGACAGCTCGGGTATGATTAATTTTTCCATGCCTAGTTTTACAGCTCCTGACGAACCAGGGAGTGCAAATATCGCTGTCCTATCCTTAACTCCTGCTACTGCTCTACTTAGCATCGCACCAGAACCAATATCGTCTGTATAGCTTAACATGCGAAAAAGCTCACCAAAACCAGAGATCTCTTTATCAAATAAAGGCGTCAATGCTTCAATTGTTACATCCCTAGAAGCGATCCCTGTCCCACCGTTAAAAAGGACAACATCAATATCGTCGTTCTGTATGCCGAATTCTGCAGCATCTCGTATTGATTTCATATCATCTTTTACAATTCTGTATTCAGAGATCTTATGATGATTGTTTTCTAAAAAAGTTTGTATCAATTTACCGCTTTTATCTGATTCTTCATTACGTGTATCACTAACGGTTACGATCATGCATCTAACAAATCGTGGAGCTTGAGCCTTATGTTCTTGAACACTCATGGAAGTAACTCCTGTTTCTTAATATTTTTCGTAAAGATATCTTTTTTGATAAAACTTGTGTGCAATTTCTGTAATCTTTCTCGACTGTTGATAGTTCATGATAGCACCCAGTGCCATCCCGAAGATTGGCAATCCTTGAGTTAGTTTCTTTCTGAGAAGAAGAATCGCCATCATCTTCACAGCTTGCTGTATCGGATGAGACATCCAGGACACATCTGCGATCACATCTTTTCCTGCATAAAAAATCGGATCTTCTTCCTCTCTGATCTCAACCATCAGTTCGTCCCACTTTTCCTGCTGAAAACGCTTTGGCATCGTTGCTGCATGATAAACTTTTAACGAACGCATCATTTCTGCAGGTCTTTGTATATCATATCCATAGTGCATCGCAATAGATTGCACAGAACGGATTCCTATAGCAACCATTGCAGGCAGGTCCGTTCCTAAAAAGAGCAGTCCTCCTGTTCCGGCGAGTCCTCCTTGCGAAAATGACAAGAGTCTATTTCTTGCGATCTGCTGGTCTGCCATATAAGATAATTGATCGATCGAACACTTTTTCAAATCTTCAATTTCAAAGATATCGTCTCTAAATACTCTTGCTTCAGACAACAGCCGTTGCTTCGTATCCAGTTGGAATTGTGAATTCTGAATAAGAGCATGAATATGAAACAGTGCAGAATCCACATATTCTCCGATCGTCTGTTGTACCTCTTCTGGAAGAAGGTCCATCTGTCTTGTTGCCCATTTTTCATAAGTACGTCCAAAATCTGTAGGTTCATATGTAAAAAAATCTTCTTCCCATGCATTAATTTCCTGCCAGATCTGTTCTTCACGCTCTGTTAATGCCATACATATCCTCCTTAAAACCTTTTAAATAGTGTAGTATAAATTACTCTTAAAGTAAAAAATCTGGAATGACCAAACTTACAGAAAAGGATTCCTCCATTCCATCAGTAAAGCATGGTTAGACGATTCTTCATCTTCTATATAATTCGGGATAAGCATCAGCGGAGTTCTACCACAGCGCAATAGAAACGAAATGACCGGATCATATAACTCTCCACTTATCACTTTATCAACATACTGTTGAGGAGATAGAACACCTGAATACTTAGAAAATCCCGGCATTCTTCCTCCACCTAACAATCGCTGCAATTTAAGGTGAACGACCGTTTCATACAAACCCTGCATAAGAAGCTTGCCTAAATTTAATTTTCGATAGGTTGGCCGTATACAAATATCTACAACATAAAGTGTATTCCCATTTTGATCATGATTAGTAATATTGCCATTACTCGTTATATCTTCCCACGTATGCTGCGGATGTTTCAAATCATAATGAACGAGCAAGCTTGTTATGGAGCCAGCAACAACTCCATCAATCTCTACACATAGAGCTCCATCTGAAAAGAGGGAGATATGATTATGTAACTGTTTTTCATTCCATAATAATTCTGGGGGAAACGGAGAAGGGAAGCTTTCTTTTTGAATGGTCAGGAGTTCAGCAAAATCTTTTTGTTCATAATTCCGAACGACAGCTCTTACATTTTGATTGTTCATGTAAAGATATTGTTCTTTTATGTACATATTTTAATCTCCCTCTTTTTAAAAGGTGATCGCTTTTTTGCTCATTAAATGGTTTACGCTAAACAACTCCATATTCCTCCTTTAACTTGCATATCTAAGCATAAAAAAACAGCCTTTTCCGGGGGAAAAGACTGTCTCTCTAACTACATAGCATAGCGCATTGTATCACGCGCGATCATCACTTCTTCATTTGTAGGGATTACGATAACTTTTACAGGAGAGTGAGGATAGCTGATGAATGCTTCTTTACCACGAACTTGGTTAAGAGCTGGGTCCCAATACACGCCCATGAACTCTAGCCCACGAAGTACGCGCTCACGAACAGCCGTACTGTTTTCACCGATACCTGCAGTAAAGATGATCGCGTCGATGCCAGCCATTCTTGCTGCATAAGATCCAATGTATTTATGGATACGGCTAGCAAAAACTTCTAAAGCAAGTTCAGCACGTTCATTCCCTTTTTCTGCTTCACTCTCAATATCGCGAAGGTCAGAAGAGAATCCAGAAACACCAAGCATTCCACTCTTATTGTTCAATACATTGATTACTTCTTCAGCACTTTGACCTGTCTTTTGCATGATGTAAGGAATTAGAGACGGGTCAATGTTACCAGAACGCGTTCCCATTGTAACACCTGCTAAAGGTGTGAAGCCCATAGAAGTATCTATTGATTTTCCGCCTTCGATCGCTGCAATGCTTGCACCGTTACCTAAGTGGCATGATAAAAGACGAAGTTGTTCAACCGGACGTCCAAGAAGCTCAGCAGCTCTCTCTGAAACATACTTATGACTTGTTCCATGGAATCCGTATTTACGAATACCGTAGTCTTCATAATACTCATATGGAAGGCTGTATAAGAATGATTTTTCAGGCATGGATTGGTGGAAAGCAGTATCAAAAACAGCAACTGCTGGTACGTTAGGCAGTACATTTTTGAAGGCTTTGATTCCAACAACATTTGCTGGGTTGTGTAATGGAGCAAGATAAGAAATTTCTTCAATTTCTTGTAGAATCTCATCTGTAATCAAAACAGAGTCGTTAAACTTTTCTCCACCATGCACAACACGATGACCGATTCCCTCGATCTCTTCTAGAGAAGAAATGATGTTGTGTTTTACTAATTTATCTAAAAGCATAGATACTGCTTCTGAATGATCTTGAATATCTTTAATTTCTTTAACTTTTTCACCATCAACTTCGATCGTGAAAACTGAATCATTTAATCCGATACGTTCTACAAGTCCTTTAGTCAGTACTACTTCTTCAGGCATTTGAAGCAACTGAAATTTTAAGGACGAGCTTCCGGCGTTAATTGCAATAATTTTAGCCAAAATAGCCATCTCCTTCATATTCATGAAATAAATAGGATATGAACTCCCACTTCCATCTCACTTGAAACTTAATCCTTCCTTATTTAAACATTGAGCCTTATTAATATCAAGGTTGTAAAACGCTTACACCTTATATTCATGCAATTCAGACTTGAATCCGTTTGCAATTCCATAAAAAAACAGCATAGGATAGACCCACGCTGTTATTTTTCACGTTCCCACTCTGTTTTAAACCATTCATTGATCTGTTCCATTACATTTCCTAATCCATTTTTATTTGAGAAAGATGGAAGCTGAGCCAGCATCGCTTGTTTAGGCTTTATTGCACCTTCACCATTCTTTTGAAGAATCAGGATGCTCTTTGCATGAACGGAGGATTTGAATAATGATTCAGGTAACTGAAGAAGACCTAGAACGG contains:
- a CDS encoding DRTGG domain-containing protein translates to MLTKHEQILQHILDLDVGSKISVRQIAKDLTVSEGTAYRAIKEAENQGIVSTIERVGTIRIERQAKSNIEKLTFAEVVNIVEGQVLGGRAGLHKTLHKFVIGAMKLEAMMRYVDAGSLLIVGNRVNAHELGLKAGSAILVTGGFDTEEEVKRLADELELPVISTSYDTFTVATMINKAIHDRLIKKDIVLASDILIPIDETHYLYQHDKVQRWHELNQQTMHSRYPVVDQGNRVTGVVTSKDIIGVPVSMQVEKVMTRSPLTVTEKTSVAACAHMMIWEGIELLPVIGTSHKLIGILTRQDVLKAMQMMQKQPQVGATFDDLITTELKEQKVDNETTYFCKITPQMTNHLGTVSYGVLMTLVTETARKALRKIKKGDLVVENVTFYYIKPVQIDSDIELIPRVLEVSRKFGKVDVEIHHDGKIVGKAMMMAQLLDHRS
- a CDS encoding metal-dependent hydrolase is translated as MKVTYHGHSVLEIQTEQHSIWIDPFINGNGQAKIDVKDVKADVILLTHGHNDHVGDTVEIAKANNSLVVAPFELAEYLQTLGVEAHPMHIGGSRTFDFGKVKFTQAFHGSSYSQEDGTVVYTGMPAGILFSQGGKTLYHAGDTALFSDMKLIGEFAKPDIAFLPIGDNFTMGPEDALIAAEWIGAEVTVPIHYNTFPVIEQDPETSFTSKLGNKGKVLNSGESISV
- the argH gene encoding argininosuccinate lyase, translated to MKKLWGGRFSKQPEEWVDEFGASISFDQQLASQDIKGSLAHAKMLFQCKIIDESAYEKIKNGLLSLQFEAEEGELTYSVKYEDIHLNLEKLLTDKIGPDGGKLHTARSRNDQVATDFHLYVKEETLLIIDHIEELQKSLLNLAEEHVETIIPGYTHLQRAQPVSFAHHLLAYFWMLDRDKGRLQDSLKRSDIMPLGAGALAGTTFDIDRNITMNELGFRNKYLNSLDAVSDRDFAIECCSNASMIMMHLSRFCEELILWSSEEFGFIEISDSFTTGSSMMPQKKNPDMAELIRGKSGRVYGSLISLLTLMKGLPLAYNKDMQEDKEPVFDTVKTVKGCLSIMTGMMNEVKIHVDKMNKAVHQDFSNATELADYLAKKGIPFREAHELVGQMVLHCIQKGCYLLDVTLDEYQEWCPLVENDLYEALSPKTAVERRNSEGGTGFEAVRQQIDAAQSKMAVSNN
- a CDS encoding argininosuccinate synthase, yielding MGKKVVLAYSGGLDTSVAIPWLADKGYEVIALCLDVGEGKDLPFIQSKALSIGASESIVLDVQKEYADEYALIALQSHALYEGKYPLISALSRPLIAKKLVETAKKYGATAVAHGCTGKGNDQVRFEVSVAALAPELEVLAPVREWSWSREEEIQYAKDHDIPVPIKKENPFSIDQNLWGRSNECGILEDPWAAPPEEAYEMTVALEDTPDEPQIVEIGFEQGVPVSLNGQHVSLDILINQLNEWGGAHGVGRIDHVENRLVGIKSREVYECPAATTLIKAHKELEDLTLVKEVAHFKPIIEKKMTELIYEGLWFSPLNASLKAFLDETQKHVTGTVRVKFFKGHAIVEGRKSPYSLYDEKLATYTSDDAFDHTAAKGFISLWGLPTKVSSMVQKNEVKV
- a CDS encoding MogA/MoaB family molybdenum cofactor biosynthesis protein, with the protein product MSVQEHKAQAPRFVRCMIVTVSDTRNEESDKSGKLIQTFLENNHHKISEYRIVKDDMKSIRDAAEFGIQNDDIDVVLFNGGTGIASRDVTIEALTPLFDKEISGFGELFRMLSYTDDIGSGAMLSRAVAGVKDRTAIFALPGSSGAVKLGMEKLIIPELSHVVQQLNK
- a CDS encoding EcsC family protein codes for the protein MALTEREEQIWQEINAWEEDFFTYEPTDFGRTYEKWATRQMDLLPEEVQQTIGEYVDSALFHIHALIQNSQFQLDTKQRLLSEARVFRDDIFEIEDLKKCSIDQLSYMADQQIARNRLLSFSQGGLAGTGGLLFLGTDLPAMVAIGIRSVQSIAMHYGYDIQRPAEMMRSLKVYHAATMPKRFQQEKWDELMVEIREEEDPIFYAGKDVIADVSWMSHPIQQAVKMMAILLLRKKLTQGLPIFGMALGAIMNYQQSRKITEIAHKFYQKRYLYEKY
- a CDS encoding GNAT family N-acetyltransferase — protein: MYIKEQYLYMNNQNVRAVVRNYEQKDFAELLTIQKESFPSPFPPELLWNEKQLHNHISLFSDGALCVEIDGVVAGSITSLLVHYDLKHPQHTWEDITSNGNITNHDQNGNTLYVVDICIRPTYRKLNLGKLLMQGLYETVVHLKLQRLLGGGRMPGFSKYSGVLSPQQYVDKVISGELYDPVISFLLRCGRTPLMLIPNYIEDEESSNHALLMEWRNPFL
- a CDS encoding acetate kinase, with product MAKIIAINAGSSSLKFQLLQMPEEVVLTKGLVERIGLNDSVFTIEVDGEKVKEIKDIQDHSEAVSMLLDKLVKHNIISSLEEIEGIGHRVVHGGEKFNDSVLITDEILQEIEEISYLAPLHNPANVVGIKAFKNVLPNVPAVAVFDTAFHQSMPEKSFLYSLPYEYYEDYGIRKYGFHGTSHKYVSERAAELLGRPVEQLRLLSCHLGNGASIAAIEGGKSIDTSMGFTPLAGVTMGTRSGNIDPSLIPYIMQKTGQSAEEVINVLNNKSGMLGVSGFSSDLRDIESEAEKGNERAELALEVFASRIHKYIGSYAARMAGIDAIIFTAGIGENSTAVRERVLRGLEFMGVYWDPALNQVRGKEAFISYPHSPVKVIVIPTNEEVMIARDTMRYAM